One Nostoc sp. UHCC 0302 DNA window includes the following coding sequences:
- a CDS encoding cytochrome P450 — MKLVEKSRTPSLLQTLQLIAQPTKFLEDCATKYGDTFTVRVLGLKSPPVVFFSHPQAISDCFAVPAHKLDFKKATYVFKPLFGENSIVLQEARSHYRQRQLLLPAFHGDRMKSYGKIICQITEECTKSWTENSSYSIHKVMSDITLQIILQVVFGISPGVRYQQLQEKLSSLLENVTKPWYSSLFFVPWLQQDLGTWSPWGNYLKKREQIDKLIYAEIYERRLQNDVTRTDILSLLMSAHDENGEQMTDEELRDQLVSLLLLGYETTSGVLAWAFYLIHSHLEVKNQLMQELSSLDDYTPEAISQLPYLTAVCQETLRIYPIALICTPRMVKDSVEIMGSKFEPGTVLVPSIYLAHRRAETYPEPEKFQPERFLNQKFSPYEYLPFGGGYRGCIGAAFSMYEMKLVLATILSQFQLALTDNRPVHPVRRGITIVPRGGVQMVVTEKAKVKS, encoded by the coding sequence ATGAAATTAGTTGAAAAATCCCGCACACCATCCTTATTACAAACGCTGCAATTAATTGCTCAACCCACAAAATTTTTAGAAGATTGCGCTACTAAATACGGCGATACTTTTACAGTTCGTGTATTAGGATTAAAGTCCCCGCCAGTAGTATTTTTTAGCCATCCTCAAGCAATTAGTGATTGTTTTGCTGTACCTGCACATAAGTTAGATTTTAAAAAAGCAACTTATGTATTCAAACCATTATTTGGAGAGAATTCTATTGTATTGCAAGAGGCGCGATCGCATTATCGACAACGCCAGTTATTACTACCAGCTTTTCATGGCGATCGCATGAAATCTTACGGTAAAATTATTTGTCAAATTACAGAAGAATGTACAAAAAGCTGGACAGAAAATAGCTCATATTCTATACATAAAGTGATGTCCGATATCACTTTACAAATTATCTTACAGGTAGTATTTGGGATTAGTCCTGGTGTCCGTTATCAACAATTACAAGAAAAACTGAGTTCTTTATTAGAAAACGTTACCAAACCTTGGTATTCTAGTTTGTTTTTTGTTCCCTGGCTACAACAAGATTTAGGCACATGGAGTCCTTGGGGAAACTATCTCAAAAAACGAGAGCAAATTGACAAACTCATCTATGCAGAAATTTACGAAAGACGTTTACAAAATGATGTTACACGTACTGATATTCTCAGCCTACTGATGTCAGCGCATGATGAAAATGGAGAGCAGATGACAGATGAAGAATTACGTGATCAATTAGTTTCACTGTTGCTGTTGGGTTACGAAACCACATCTGGCGTATTAGCTTGGGCATTTTATTTGATTCACTCTCATCTGGAGGTTAAAAATCAATTAATGCAGGAATTAAGCTCTTTGGATGATTATACTCCTGAAGCAATATCACAACTACCTTATCTCACTGCTGTCTGCCAAGAAACACTACGAATTTACCCCATTGCTTTGATTTGCACACCACGAATGGTAAAAGATAGCGTAGAAATTATGGGAAGTAAATTTGAACCAGGAACAGTTTTAGTTCCCAGCATTTATTTAGCACATCGGCGAGCTGAAACTTACCCCGAACCAGAAAAGTTTCAACCAGAAAGATTTCTCAATCAGAAATTTTCACCTTATGAATACTTACCCTTTGGTGGTGGTTATCGCGGCTGCATTGGTGCAGCATTTTCTATGTATGAAATGAAATTAGTGTTAGCGACAATATTATCGCAGTTTCAACTAGCTCTTACTGATAATCGTCCAGTGCATCCAGTACGCCGTGGTATTACCATTGTCCCTCGTGGTGGTGTGCAGATGGTTGTCACTGAAAAAGCAAAAGTAAAAAGCTAA
- a CDS encoding DUF2993 domain-containing protein produces the protein MPDEPRLEEQFLSQGAEKIVSDQLNEVEQIDINVRTDLFKIVQGQADAVSFSGQGLVMQEGIRVQEIKLQTDSISINPLSALFGQIELNEPVNAVARVVLTEADINRALSSDLVRSKPQNFELKVDGKIVSFESQEIQVFLPHKGEMEFKGKVLLNEPGNIRTLGFTARVRPRTHSQPIILESFNCTQGGGISLEVIVALMQKVKEWVNLPYYEWEDTVFCIKYLEVEKGSLTLLVEAKLKQIPSSDTLLSP, from the coding sequence ATGCCTGACGAACCACGGTTGGAAGAGCAATTTTTATCACAGGGAGCTGAAAAGATAGTATCTGACCAACTAAACGAAGTAGAACAAATAGATATAAATGTACGAACTGATCTGTTTAAAATTGTCCAGGGACAGGCGGATGCTGTTTCGTTTTCTGGTCAAGGATTAGTGATGCAAGAAGGTATCCGTGTGCAGGAAATTAAACTGCAAACAGATAGTATTTCCATCAATCCTTTAAGCGCTCTTTTTGGTCAAATAGAACTCAATGAGCCAGTAAATGCAGTTGCTCGTGTTGTACTCACAGAAGCAGATATTAACCGCGCTTTAAGCTCAGACTTGGTTCGGAGCAAGCCGCAAAACTTCGAGTTGAAAGTAGATGGCAAAATTGTAAGTTTTGAGTCACAAGAAATTCAGGTATTTTTACCTCATAAAGGTGAAATGGAATTTAAGGGAAAAGTGCTATTAAACGAACCTGGAAATATCCGTACGTTAGGTTTTACAGCAAGAGTTCGCCCACGCACTCATTCGCAACCTATAATCTTGGAGAGTTTCAACTGCACTCAAGGAGGAGGTATTTCACTAGAAGTAATTGTGGCACTTATGCAGAAGGTCAAAGAATGGGTAAACTTACCATATTATGAGTGGGAAGATACTGTATTCTGTATTAAATATTTAGAGGTAGAAAAGGGTAGTTTGACACTTTTGGTAGAAGCTAAGTTAAAGCAAATACCCTCTTCAGACACTTTACTATCACCTTAG
- a CDS encoding type II toxin-antitoxin system HicA family toxin codes for MGRLSNISGKEAVKIFEKFGYILDHQTGSHMILWCESKPTLSIPNHRELAPGLLRSLIRQVGITVDEFLENR; via the coding sequence ATGGGACGTTTATCAAATATCTCCGGTAAAGAAGCTGTCAAGATTTTTGAAAAGTTTGGTTATATATTAGATCACCAAACTGGAAGTCACATGATACTTTGGTGTGAATCCAAACCAACTTTATCAATTCCTAATCATCGGGAATTAGCACCTGGATTACTTAGAAGTTTGATTAGACAGGTAGGAATTACAGTTGATGAATTCCTCGAAAACAGATGA
- a CDS encoding type II toxin-antitoxin system HicB family antitoxin, which produces MRFQVIFTFDSEYEGYIAEVPELPGCVSQGKTLDEAIENIKDAITGYLHVQAKHGQPYIMKESQVFIGEVVV; this is translated from the coding sequence ATGAGATTTCAAGTTATTTTTACCTTTGATTCAGAATATGAAGGCTATATTGCTGAAGTTCCTGAACTTCCAGGCTGTGTGAGTCAAGGCAAAACCCTAGATGAGGCAATTGAAAATATTAAAGATGCCATTACAGGATATCTCCATGTTCAAGCTAAACATGGCCAACCTTATATTATGAAGGAATCGCAAGTTTTTATCGGGGAAGTTGTAGTATAA
- a CDS encoding type II toxin-antitoxin system VapC family toxin yields the protein MNYLLDTDTCIYWLNGRQPVREKLLTVGWSKVSICAITAAELYYGAYNSNRVSENLANAEQFIQNLPVLPLSDPALKKFGELKAELRKIGQTIAEFDLLIASVALTRNYILVTNNTRHYSRISNLQLENWILL from the coding sequence GTGAATTATTTACTCGACACTGATACCTGTATATATTGGCTTAATGGTCGCCAGCCAGTTAGGGAAAAACTTTTAACAGTAGGATGGAGTAAGGTAAGTATTTGTGCCATCACTGCTGCTGAATTGTACTATGGTGCATACAATTCTAATCGAGTATCAGAAAACTTAGCTAATGCAGAGCAATTTATTCAGAACTTACCCGTTTTACCTTTAAGCGACCCTGCTCTCAAAAAGTTTGGTGAATTAAAGGCAGAACTTCGTAAAATAGGACAAACAATTGCTGAATTTGATTTACTAATCGCTAGTGTTGCATTAACAAGAAATTACATTTTAGTAACTAACAATACTCGTCACTACAGCCGTATTTCTAATTTACAGTTAGAGAACTGGATTTTACTTTAA
- a CDS encoding LemA family protein — MSIIGLLIFSVAVAAIVTVIIINSYNDLVKYRNRYKNAYSQIDVQLQRRYDLIPNLVETAKGYMKHERETLEAVIAARNSAINASSRAVQNPGNPQAMQQLGNAEAALTGALSRLIVLSESYPDLKADRAMSQVMEELSSTENRIAFARQAFNDAITLYNTKSESFPSNLIANSFNFTLAELLPEAAPEVKNAPRVSF; from the coding sequence ATGAGTATTATCGGGCTTTTAATATTTTCTGTTGCTGTAGCTGCCATTGTTACTGTAATTATCATTAATAGCTACAACGATTTAGTCAAGTATCGCAACCGCTACAAGAATGCTTACTCTCAAATCGATGTTCAATTACAACGTCGTTATGACTTAATTCCTAACTTGGTAGAAACTGCCAAAGGGTACATGAAACACGAGCGCGAAACCCTAGAAGCGGTGATTGCCGCTCGTAACTCTGCAATTAATGCTAGCAGTCGTGCCGTACAAAATCCAGGTAATCCACAAGCGATGCAGCAATTGGGCAATGCAGAAGCAGCGTTGACAGGTGCATTAAGCCGCTTAATTGTACTTTCTGAATCTTACCCAGACTTAAAAGCCGATCGCGCCATGAGTCAAGTAATGGAAGAACTATCTTCTACTGAAAATCGGATTGCTTTTGCTCGTCAAGCTTTCAATGACGCCATAACACTTTACAACACCAAATCCGAATCTTTCCCCAGCAATCTTATAGCCAATAGTTTTAACTTTACTCTTGCAGAATTGCTACCAGAAGCTGCTCCCGAAGTGAAAAATGCCCCGCGCGTGTCTTTTTAG
- a CDS encoding phosphoketolase, translating to MTAITPKASSALPNFSEGIQYFGEALPDFETYAAKPAIESGKVAIADPTDDAAVYQTLLAADALRYLTLQVTASKASGHPGGFASQAEAYAALVMLGHKNIITEVGHHAPGFYSAMFLDRSLEDMGIFTVQQLRDRFREKHGLLGHLSGYIPGILAPAGPLGQGQHFALSAALLHKDKLFPFTVGDGGLGEPYIVSAIAHFHTAYPAVTNFLPVLVWNGYSQEHHSMVSLKTNEQMKAYWQGNGFDEVVLVDAKDFDDQNQPGDYVDSTAFSFEQRLAFTKAVLSGVDQAARSALGGKLTVFIIKQLKGAGVHARGAKSHNLYPKDTLDAPHIISALQGRALSPEAWQLVRTNAERAGGGPAAKTVVTEFELPLPDLGELPLEEYAVGGEPKVSTTAMGRLVGIVGQKDKNFLVTNADGNEASGIANINQALKIIHPTPDDLYNQAPNGQVYEPLSEDACAGLAAGLSLMGARTLWCSYESFAINGLPIWQTVTQAMAELRRQTPSTTTLFTAGALEQGRNGWTHQRPEIEAYFASLMRNGNVFPLFPPDANSIQVCYDWALKTKNKGIVITASKSPLPIRTTLEQTRQALRDGAVVLHEVAGDKQVVFAVIGDLTLLPVFEAATFLENEGIGVKIVSVINPRQLYRSDDTAWETCSEPEGGFLDDAQFAKLFDGDALIAVTGGAAGMLEPILLRSTAKRDTFAWKRGETTASAGELMAFNGLTAEALTKRAIALVH from the coding sequence ATGACGGCAATCACCCCAAAGGCATCTTCAGCGCTTCCCAATTTTTCTGAAGGGATTCAATATTTTGGTGAAGCACTACCAGATTTTGAAACTTATGCTGCAAAACCTGCTATTGAATCGGGTAAGGTAGCGATCGCTGATCCTACAGATGATGCTGCTGTGTATCAAACTCTACTGGCTGCTGATGCTCTACGTTACCTGACACTACAAGTAACCGCTAGCAAAGCTTCTGGGCATCCAGGCGGATTCGCCAGCCAAGCGGAAGCTTATGCAGCTTTGGTCATGCTGGGACATAAAAATATTATCACGGAAGTTGGACACCACGCCCCCGGATTTTATAGTGCCATGTTCTTGGATCGTTCTTTGGAGGACATGGGAATTTTTACAGTCCAACAATTGCGCGATCGCTTTCGGGAAAAGCATGGACTTTTAGGACATCTTTCTGGTTACATCCCTGGTATTCTTGCACCTGCGGGGCCTTTGGGGCAAGGACAACACTTTGCTTTATCCGCTGCGCTACTCCACAAAGATAAATTATTCCCGTTTACAGTTGGTGATGGTGGACTGGGTGAGCCTTATATTGTAAGTGCGATCGCTCACTTCCATACTGCTTATCCTGCTGTCACAAACTTCTTACCTGTGTTGGTGTGGAATGGTTACAGCCAAGAACATCACAGCATGGTTTCTCTCAAAACCAATGAACAGATGAAAGCATACTGGCAAGGTAACGGTTTTGATGAAGTCGTGTTGGTGGATGCCAAGGATTTTGATGATCAAAACCAACCAGGGGATTATGTTGATAGTACCGCTTTTTCCTTTGAGCAACGGCTAGCATTTACTAAAGCAGTACTTTCGGGTGTAGATCAAGCAGCGCGATCGGCACTAGGCGGCAAGCTTACCGTCTTCATCATTAAACAACTTAAGGGCGCAGGAGTCCACGCTAGAGGTGCTAAATCTCACAACCTCTATCCTAAAGATACGCTGGATGCTCCTCATATTATTAGTGCATTGCAAGGACGTGCTTTATCACCAGAAGCTTGGCAATTAGTACGGACAAATGCTGAACGCGCTGGCGGTGGCCCCGCAGCGAAAACTGTAGTCACAGAATTTGAATTACCATTACCAGATTTAGGCGAATTACCTTTAGAAGAATATGCAGTTGGTGGTGAACCAAAGGTTTCCACAACCGCGATGGGACGATTGGTGGGAATAGTAGGACAAAAAGATAAAAATTTCCTTGTCACCAACGCCGATGGTAACGAAGCATCAGGAATTGCCAACATCAACCAAGCACTCAAGATTATCCACCCCACACCCGATGATTTATATAACCAAGCACCAAACGGACAAGTTTACGAACCTTTGAGTGAAGATGCTTGTGCAGGTTTAGCTGCTGGTTTATCGCTAATGGGTGCGAGAACTTTGTGGTGTTCCTACGAATCTTTTGCCATCAATGGATTACCAATTTGGCAAACTGTAACGCAAGCAATGGCAGAATTGCGCCGTCAAACTCCCTCGACTACTACTTTATTCACAGCAGGAGCATTAGAGCAAGGGCGTAACGGCTGGACTCACCAACGTCCAGAAATTGAAGCTTACTTTGCTTCGCTGATGCGAAATGGAAATGTTTTCCCATTATTTCCCCCCGATGCTAATAGTATCCAAGTTTGTTATGACTGGGCATTAAAAACTAAGAATAAAGGAATTGTGATTACTGCAAGTAAGTCGCCGTTACCAATTCGCACCACTTTAGAACAAACTCGTCAAGCATTACGTGATGGTGCTGTTGTGTTGCATGAAGTTGCGGGTGACAAGCAAGTTGTATTTGCTGTGATTGGCGATTTAACATTATTACCAGTTTTTGAAGCAGCTACTTTCTTAGAAAATGAAGGTATTGGCGTCAAGATAGTTTCTGTAATCAATCCTCGGCAATTGTATCGTTCGGATGATACTGCGTGGGAAACTTGTTCTGAACCCGAAGGCGGTTTCTTGGATGACGCACAATTTGCCAAATTATTTGATGGTGATGCGCTAATTGCTGTAACAGGTGGTGCTGCGGGGATGCTGGAACCAATTTTGCTGCGGAGTACAGCCAAGCGCGATACTTTTGCTTGGAAGCGTGGGGAAACTACAGCGAGTGCTGGTGAGTTGATGGCGTTTAATGGTTTGACTGCGGAGGCGTTGACAAAAAGAGCGATCGCGTTAGTGCATTAA
- a CDS encoding DNA-binding protein, with translation MIAQGKTQRIQINLDLSPELYETLNHLAQQMNVDNAEVLLKAIALLEIAVEAKQKGKHIWIADENQNIETEIVGI, from the coding sequence ATGATTGCACAAGGAAAAACCCAACGAATTCAAATAAATTTAGATTTATCGCCAGAACTTTATGAGACACTCAACCATCTGGCGCAACAAATGAATGTAGATAATGCTGAGGTATTGCTAAAAGCGATCGCACTCTTAGAAATAGCAGTAGAAGCCAAGCAAAAAGGCAAGCATATCTGGATTGCAGACGAGAACCAAAATATTGAAACTGAAATTGTTGGCATCTAA